The sequence CAGCGCTCTGCACTGGAGTTGGCGATACTGGAAATCGGCCTGGGCGGGCGCCTGGATGCGGTCAACATCATCGATTCGGATGTGGCGGTGATCACCACCGTGGACATCGACCACACCGATTGGCTGGGCGAGGACCGCGAGGCGATCGGTGTCGAGAAGGCGGGCATCATCCGCGCGTGGAAGCCGGTAGTGCTGGGCGAGATCGACCCACCCTCCAGCGTGCTGCGCTGCGCGTACTTGCTAGGCGCCAACGCGATTCGCGCCGGTAGCGATTATTTCTTCGAGCCGGTCGACGCACAGCATTGGCGCTGGCGCGATGTGGCGGTGAGCCTGGAACTGCCAACGCCGGCATTGCAGGCGCCCGTGCAACTGGCCAATGCCGCCGCCGCCATCGCCGCCCTGCAGGCCTTGCCAGTGGAGCTGCCGCAGGCTGCGTGGGCGCAGGGCATCGCCGACGCCCAGGTGGCAGGGCGCCTGCAGCGCATCGACGTCGACGGCGTGGAGGTGCTGCTGGACGTGGGGCACAACCCGCAGGCTGCGCGCGCGCTGGCGCAGGCGCTGGGCACGCAGCCGATTGCGGGCAGCACCTATGCGGTCTACGCCGCGCTGGCGGACAAGGACGTCTCGGCCGTGGCGGAGGCCGTGGCCGCACAGGTCGATCATTGGGCATTGGCCGGTTTGGAGGGCGCTCGTGGCCAGTCCGCACAGGCCCTGCGGCAGCGCCTGCAAGGCACTGCTGCCGGGCAGGCGCCATGCCATGACACCGTCGTCAACGCGGTGCAGGCGGTGCTCGCCCTGGCCATGCCGGGCGACCGTGTGCTGGTGTTTGGCTCGTTTCATACGGTCGCCGACGCGCTGAACGCACTTCGTTCAGCCCATTAGGATCGGTGAGGTGGCGCCGGCCTTATAATCGCCGCGGCACCCCGCCACGCCTGTAGCTCTCTTTACTGTGGACACTGCTCTGAAACAGCGACTGATTGGCGCCCTCGTTCTGGTGGCGCTTGCCGTGATCTTCCTGCCGATGCTGGTCAAGGGCCCTGCGCCGTCCAGCGGTGTGGCCGATGTGCCGCTGGACGCGCCTGCCGCGCCCGGCAATGGCGAGTTTGAAACCCGCGAATTGCCGCTGGTCACCCCCGGCAATGCGCCGGCCGGCGGTGCGCTGGGCATGGCCGGTGCCCCCAGCGCTCCGGCCGCGGTGCAGGACAACCCGGACGCCGCCGACCTGGCGAACCCCAGTAGCGCGCCGTCGGCACCGGAAGTGGCGGCCGGCAACTATGCGGTGAATTTCGGCGCCTATGCCACCAGCGCCGATGCGGATGCGGTGATTGCTCGACTCAAGCAGGCGCAGCTTCCCGGCTTCAGCGAAAAGACCCAGATCAATGGCCGCCCTGCCTGGCGCGTGCGCGTGGGGCCGTATGCCGACCAGGCCCAGGCCGAATCGGCGCGGTTGCAGGCAGTGAAGGTGCGCAGCGACGTCAACGCGCAGGTCGTGACGTTGGATGCCAATGCCGCCGCACCGGCGCCGGTTGCAACACCGACGCCTGCGCCGGCCGCAAAACCGAGTAGCAGCGTGGCCGCCGCCAGCGCCCCCGCCGCGCCCAAGACCGAAAGCCTGCCACCGGAACCGGCCAAGCCGGTTGCCGCCGCTCCCAAGCCGGCCGAAGCGCCCAAACCAGCGCCGGCCAAGCCGGACGTTGCCAAGGTCGAATCGACCAAACCCGAGCCGGCCAAACCCGTTGCCGCCGCGCCCACCGCACCGGCGGCGCCTGCCGCGAGCGGTGTGGGGTTTGCCGTGCAGCTGGGCGCATTCGGCCGCGCCGAAGATGCCGATGCCCTGCGTGACCGTGTGCGCGCTGCCGGCTTCAGTGCCTTCGTCGAACAGGTCCGTACCGACAAGGGGGCACTCAACCGCGTGCGCGTTGGCCCGGTTGCCAATCGTGGTGATGCCGAACAGTTGCGCGCACAGGTCGCGGCCAAGGTCGGCATTTCCGGCATGGTGCGCCCGCATCCTTGAGGTGGCGCCCAAGCGCCGTGCCGCCGCCAGGCGAGCGCGGCAGCGGTGCGAACCTGCGTGAGCAAACGACTTTCTCCACAGGTTGCAGGCGCCGCGGTGGCGGATGATCAGTGCTGGCGTCTTTCGGCCACACCCGCAGTTTTCGACAGCCTCACGCCCACGGAGGGGAAGGCAATGATCAGCAAGCCACGTTGGACCGGTGCACGCGCCGCGCGGAGACCTCGCCAATGATCGACATGGTATTGGGCGTCATCATCCTGGTGTCGGCGCTGTTGGGCCTGCTGCGTGGCTTTGTCGCGATCGTGGTCGGCACCTTGTCGTGGTTGCTGGCGGGCTGGGCCACGTTTTTGTTTGGCGGCGCGGCAGCGCGCTGGCTGGCCGATGGCAAGCATCCATCGGCCACCGAGTCGTTTGGCGGCTACGCCATGGTGTTTGTCGGTGTGCTGATCAGCGTGGCGGTGATCGGCATGGTCATTCGCGCCGGCGTGGACGCGGTCAAGCTCGGCGGGACCGACCGCATGCTCGGGTTCGGCCTGGGCGTGGTGCGCGGCGGATTTTTGGCCAGCGTGCTGGTGTTGCTGATGAGCTTCACGCCGTTGCCGCGTGAGCCGGCGTGGCGGCAATCGGTGCTGTTGCCGATCCTGCAGCCCGGCGCCGGCTGGATGCGAGCGCAACTGCCGGCCTGGCGCATGTCGTCGATGGACATGCCATCCATGGAACTCGGTAACTTGCCCAAGGAGTTGGGGAAGTTGCCTTCGACAGGCGATAATACCGACCTGGGCAAAATGCTGTCCGGGTCTGGCTTGAGCGACACCGTGTCGCGGGCGCTCGGTAAACCCAGCAAACCCGGCAACACTGCCAGCGACGGACGCGATCCGGCGCAGGCGATGCCGGCCAATATCGATCCGGCGCAGGTTCGCGGCGGAGAAAGCGACCCGGCTCGGGTCGAATCCCAAGGCCAGGCACGGCCACCTTCACAGTAACGGCGCAAGCCGAAGCGGAGAACGCGCACCATGTGTGGCATCGTCGGTATTGTCGGCAACCAAAACGTCGCCGGGCAACTTTATGACGGCCTGACCGTCCTGCAGCATCGTGGGCAGGACGCCGCAGGCATCGCCACCGCAGATGGCACGCGCCTGCGCGTGCAAAAGGCCAATGGCCTGGTGCGCGATGTCTTCGACGAAAAGAAGATGGCGGTGCTGGAAGGCCGCGTCGGCATCGCGCATTGTCGCTACCCGACCGCAGGCTCGGAGGGCATGGATGAGGCGCAGCCGTTCTACGTCAATTCGCCCTACGGCATCGCGCTGGCGCACAACGGCAACCTGATCAATACCGAGGCCTTGCGCCAGCAGGTGTTCGAG comes from Xanthomonas vesicatoria ATCC 35937 and encodes:
- the folC gene encoding bifunctional tetrahydrofolate synthase/dihydrofolate synthase: MGLERVREVAARLQIEAPAKHVIVVGGTNGKGSTVAFIEAIGRAAGWKVGAYTSPHLLHYNERVRIDGVDASDAALVEAFAAVEAVRGDTTLTYFEFGTLAALWLLQRSALELAILEIGLGGRLDAVNIIDSDVAVITTVDIDHTDWLGEDREAIGVEKAGIIRAWKPVVLGEIDPPSSVLRCAYLLGANAIRAGSDYFFEPVDAQHWRWRDVAVSLELPTPALQAPVQLANAAAAIAALQALPVELPQAAWAQGIADAQVAGRLQRIDVDGVEVLLDVGHNPQAARALAQALGTQPIAGSTYAVYAALADKDVSAVAEAVAAQVDHWALAGLEGARGQSAQALRQRLQGTAAGQAPCHDTVVNAVQAVLALAMPGDRVLVFGSFHTVADALNALRSAH
- a CDS encoding SPOR domain-containing protein; this encodes MDTALKQRLIGALVLVALAVIFLPMLVKGPAPSSGVADVPLDAPAAPGNGEFETRELPLVTPGNAPAGGALGMAGAPSAPAAVQDNPDAADLANPSSAPSAPEVAAGNYAVNFGAYATSADADAVIARLKQAQLPGFSEKTQINGRPAWRVRVGPYADQAQAESARLQAVKVRSDVNAQVVTLDANAAAPAPVATPTPAPAAKPSSSVAAASAPAAPKTESLPPEPAKPVAAAPKPAEAPKPAPAKPDVAKVESTKPEPAKPVAAAPTAPAAPAASGVGFAVQLGAFGRAEDADALRDRVRAAGFSAFVEQVRTDKGALNRVRVGPVANRGDAEQLRAQVAAKVGISGMVRPHP
- a CDS encoding CvpA family protein, which translates into the protein MIDMVLGVIILVSALLGLLRGFVAIVVGTLSWLLAGWATFLFGGAAARWLADGKHPSATESFGGYAMVFVGVLISVAVIGMVIRAGVDAVKLGGTDRMLGFGLGVVRGGFLASVLVLLMSFTPLPREPAWRQSVLLPILQPGAGWMRAQLPAWRMSSMDMPSMELGNLPKELGKLPSTGDNTDLGKMLSGSGLSDTVSRALGKPSKPGNTASDGRDPAQAMPANIDPAQVRGGESDPARVESQGQARPPSQ